TCCTGTTGAAACGCCATTTTGCCGAGGCCTTGGGCGCATCGCCGGTAAGCGCTGCTGACCGCCCGGCTGAAATCGATGAGCATCACTATCTTATCTACTGTTTTAGTATGCGGATTGTCGCGACAATGGCATCGCACGAGAAACGTCAACCTAACCCTTATAGTCCTTCCAAAGGGTGAATAAGGGCTTACCTTCGCTATCCAGGAAAGAATCCTTTATCACGTTGACAGATACGTCTAGGTAATGTGACAATTCAACCAGTCGATCAGCCGCGGTAATTGCAACAACCGTTCCACTGGAATCGATAAGGGTATCCCGTTGCCGACCGGCAAACGTCATCGTCCCGATGCTATATTCCGGCATCAGCTCTTCGGGCTGAAAAGGTGCCCGGATCGCCGGCAGTTCACGCTCGCTTCGGACGGAGCCTCCGAAATACCCGTAAAGATATTTTTCGATCACGGACATTGATGCAGCGGCGAATTCATAGCCTTCCCGGCTCATGCGATCGGATGA
Above is a window of Mycobacterium tuberculosis H37Rv DNA encoding:
- a CDS encoding hypothetical protein (This region is a possible MT-complex-specific genomic island (See Becq et al., 2007 PMID:17545187).), whose product is MTIGVDLSTDLQDWIRLSGMNMIQGSETNDGRTILWNKGGEVRYFIDRLAGWYVITSSDRMSREGYEFAAASMSVIEKYLYGYFGGSVRSERELPAIRAPFQPEELMPEYSIGTMTFAGRQRDTLIDSSGTVVAITAADRLVELSHYLDVSVNVIKDSFLDSEGKPLFTLWKDYKG